The Catharus ustulatus isolate bCatUst1 chromosome 9, bCatUst1.pri.v2, whole genome shotgun sequence genomic interval GGCTCTGGAGCATGGCCCACCCGGGCTCTGGGACATGGCCCACCCGGGCTCTGGAGCATGGCCCACCTGGGCTCTGGGACATGGCCCACCTGGGCTCCAGGACATAGCCCACCTGGGCTCCAGGGCATGGCCCACCCGGGCTCTGGAGCATGGCCCACCCGGGCTCTGGAGCATGGCCCACCCGGGCTCCAGGACATAGCCCACCTGGGCTCCAGGGCATGGCCCACCCGGGCTCTGGAGCATGGCCCACCCGGGCTCCAGGACATAGCCCACCTGGGCTCCAGGGCATGGCCCACCCGGGCTCTGGGTTGTGTCCGGCCCTGACTCATCCTGCAGCGGCCCAGcgtggggacactgcccagaCTGAAAGGGCCTGAGTAggagcacagacagagctgcccagctcaCAAGGGACAGTGGCCACTGCCCAGGGAGAAAACTCTCTGTGTTGCGGTAAACATATCTGGGGGGAAGTGTAAGCAGAAGAAAGCTCCTGGCTTTCCCTGAGCACTTTCCCATGCACAGTTCTGGCATGGGCACAGCATGGCATGGCCTTGCTACAATCCAGCCTCAGTGTCTCACACCCAGCATGGAGGCTGTGCCAGTCACCAGCAGGCTTCAGGCTCTTTGCCTGGCAAACAAAAAGCGTTCCCCAGGAAATCAGCGTAAGCTTCACACTCCAAACCTCACACTGCTTCACAAATCTAACTGTTCCCATGTGaaagccagggctgccagggagtGAGCCTCATGTTTTGATGTGTCCTAAGACCATGCTGTATCCGGCCAAAAATCTAAAGCACAcatggagaggaaagggaaatccATTCATCGCTTCCGACTATTTACAGAGTGCTCTGGGGCCGTGTGGTGCCCATGGCATGCAGAGGGAGGGATGGCAGTGAGCCGGGGCACCCACAGTGCAGCTGCCTGGCCACcccatggcaggaggggtgGAAAGCATCTGAAAAAGGTGACAGAGCTGCCATCATTTGCCTGGAAAATGAAGCTGTCTGTAGAGGCCAGTCAGGCTCTGTGTGCTTACATGTGCAAGATGTGCTTACTGTGcttccctggcagctgtgggggaGCACATCACACAGCCTGAGTTACAGTGCACTCTGTGAAATGTCCTCTTTCAGGGGGATCCGTTTGAGGATGGGATTATTTACACAGCATTTTTGTGGATTGGGATCCATATGGGGTCATTCTCTGCCATACCCAGGAGATCTCAGGGATCCATTCAGGATTCTGATCCAATGTGATTTGTTcgcttgtttttgttttttttttcttggagcaCCTGGATAAGAGCTATGCTGTCTGTGCAGATTCATTCAGCTGGAGATAGGGTAGGAAACCTTTCTGGGGAGTTTTATGGGGATGCCCCACCAGGACCTTACAGCTCCAGTTTAAGTTCATCTGTCTCCAGAGAAGGCACCAgagacacaggcacagctgaaTACAGCCAAAGGACCTCTCCACACTTGCTCTCCTGCAGCATGGAAAGCTCCAGTTGCCCAGTCCACAGGACACTATAAGCACCTGAATGTCTGCTGATTTCATGGACCTCAGCTTTTTTGCTGAATCACAATagactaaaaaaacccaaaggctGACAAAAATACCACTTTTTGTTATCATTTGCACATTCTAATGCACAGCATGACATTCCAGAAACCATAATGCACAGATACATTTCCTGATAGGAAATGCAACCACCCTGCAGATCCACCAATGGACAAGGCTGCCTCAGCAACATTTTCTAGCTCCGTTTCTCTGgatgcttgttttgttttacctgCTCAGTGGGCCGTGGGGACACCCCACAAGGCTGGGCTAAGGACTGCTCCTACCAGGCATAGGATCATCCTGGAAGCAGGGTAGTAGAGCATCCCCAGCCCGCCTGGGAAGCAGAGGCTGTCTGCTGTGTTGGCATCCAGCACATGCCCACAGGATGAAGGACAGACTGCTGGGAAGCCCTTTCCCTGAGGAAAGGGTGGGACGTGTGGCTGAGGAGGAGCCCTTTGGCAGCTGGGGGAAGAGGGGCCGTCCTGTCCCAGTTGCAGACAGCTCCAAAGTGCTCTTGCTGGCAATCAGCTTCCTGTTGTTTGAGCAGGCATGAGACCAGGgaatggggagcagggaagagcgCTTGGGGCTCCCTCTTGCTGCAGAggcaaaggcaggagcaggtgcATCCAGCATTTTTCCTGCCTGGCCTGTGGCTCTGCCAGCCTTGCCCACTCACCCACCCCATCACTCGTAAGCACAGGAGCAGGTCTCGTGTGCCAGCAAACACCCATGAGATGCTGCTTTGACATGATTTCTCAGACTTTCATTGGCCCCACGGCAAGACTCGCAGGGAGAACTAGTGTTAAGCGGCAGGTCTGCCACTTAATGGGGGAGCCGAAGGGAGTGGGGCGCTCTCATCCTCTGGGACCCTCACGgacagctgctgctcactgccagTTTGCTGCTTGCTTTAACCACATTTTTGCTGGAATTCCAGCaagacttttattttctttcagacactttcctgctgcctcagccccagctttcggggctggggctggctgtaAGCGCCTGTCCCAGGCGTGCGGACCAACACCTGTACCGGGCTCAGGCTGCTCTCCTCCACCCCGGAGTCTCAGGGCAGCCGGCCCAGACGtgccccctcctccctctggcagcccctcccagtgtcctgcTGCCCTCGGGCAGCCCCACGGCACCCCAGGGCGCAGCAGGCAGTCCTGGGCACGGATCAGGGCGGCCACCCGGGTGGGAGGTGATGGGGCGCGGCTGTTAATGTGTAACTGGCCCCGCCACCTTTCACCAGCCCGggaggagcggggccgggcgggagcCGGGCCGGGTCCCGGGCGCTGCGGGGCCGGCTGTGGGGACTCGGTGGCGGCCTGAGCCGTGCGGCCGCGGCCACACCTCGCCCGGCACGGCCGGCTCTGCCGGTTCCCAGCTTTCCCCGAGACTTGTTTTTGTGGCCGGAAGTTTCCTGGAGCCAAATGGCTCCtacctgcctgccctgctgggtctgcagcttcctctgcGTCTGGTCAGTGGTGATGGGACACCCCTGCAGCCTTGACCACCAGGTAGGGGGGCCGTGAGGGCTGTggtgtgggcagggctggggtgggcaggggccCCGCTCCTGGTCCTGCCAGCACGGctggggtgcccagggcagctgggccTGGCAGGCaactcctgctctgcactgctcaaGAGAAAATGAGCAATTAAAACCCATGGGAGTTAATTGGGAGATGTACTGTGCCAGTGGTCACCAGCCACAGGGGTGGTTCGCCCATGTCCAAAGCCTGgctgtcctgctcccagccttggGCTGAACATGTCATGTTGTCCAGCCTGTTCACCAGAGCATGGCCTGGCAAAGCACTGTCTGATCCATCGCGTTTCTGACTGTGGGGGTCTCGGCTGCAGGTGTAACACAGCTGCCCATAAGGAGTGCATAGCAAGCTGCATGAGACACATCCCTGAGGAGATCCCAACCCCTCACTCCCCTCCCCAGTGCATGGTGATGCCGTGACTAAAGCCAGGGTGATGGCAAGCATGGGGCCAGGATCCCTGagcacccagcacagagcaggaaacacAACAAAGCCACTGGGATAagcactgcagccagcagtTTGGCTgatcaggcaggagctgagagaATGAAGGAAAGTGGCTGTCATGGGTCACTGACCTTTCCATTGAGCTCTCAGTTATTCCACCCAAAGCTTCGCACTGTTTTCCAAAGcctccctgagcccagctgtgTTTGAGCTGAAAACAGGACCCATGTGGTACCCCCACGGCCCAATTATAACCCAGTCCTCAGCACTTCAGGTTTCTAAGGGCATATCTGTTCCTCTACCAAGCACGAACAGCAGGGTCTGATAGGAGATTTATGTGGACAGGAGGATGAAAGGAGAggtgaaagaaatggaaagccCAGCTGGCTGGAATGTAGCCAAACACAGAAAACCCAGGACTATGGAACACAGTAAATTTAAAGCACAGCATCTCTGCTTGCAAGGTCCAAGCACAGCACTTAGCAGGAGCTTGTGCCTGCCCAACCAAACTTAAATTGCTGACCTGCTGTCTAGTAGCTTCAGTTTGGACATTTGACCCCCTCCCACTGAAAGCCAAGGCAAGAGCAACCCATGCAGGGGACTGCTCCCCAAAACTATCTGAGTTGGGGCACCCTATTtactagtaaaaaaaaaaaaaaaatccatccttgTGGGTTGACTGATCGttccatcctgctctgctggtCTTTTGGGACAGTGAATGGTCCTTGATCTGCTTTGTTTCCTGATGCTGACACAGCCAGCCAGCAGTAAGCCACAGCTACTCACCATGTATCCTCAGGAACGTGGCATAGATTGATGCATTGGTGCACTATCATGCacatccccagggagctgctcctggcacgAGTGACTGGTACAGGTGCCTGTAGCTCTGCAGCCTGGTCAGCTTCCTGCCTGCCCTTGCAACAGGCAAGGCTCGcctgcttccctgctccagctgggaggatgccccagtgtcacaccagagctccccaggggctggaggtggggatccaggggaggaagaggaaggccCTCTGCAAACTGACCCTGTATGACAGCTGCCCTGTACGGAAGGACGGAGGGTGACAACCTGCTGCCTTTGTACTCACCCTTTTGGGTatttcccccagcccagcatgCTCGTCCTTTACTGTTTCAGTCAGCTGCTCTCAGTCCTGGTCTGTCCTGCTCATCTTTCTCCATTTATCCAGGCCCACTCCCATCTGGCAGCTCgtgtgtttttttaaacatgtgtgtttttgcttttttaaaactctGCAAGGGTAATTAAGACATTTGAACTCTTGGGAAGTCTCTCTCATGACTGCCCATTGTGGATAGCCCATCTCAGACAGTAGCTCTTTTCCCAGGGATGGGCTGACTGCAGTGGGAAGAGCCTTCAGCATGCTCCAAGTTCCCTTCCAAAAAACATCACCGGTTTGGACCTCTCCTTCAACTCCTTGGTCATGCCTCATCACAGCACTCTCCTGAAgcatttcccttccctgcactCTCTCAACCTCTCCAGCAATGCCAAGCTCACACTGAGCCCAGCAGTCTTCTCCAACCTCGCAGCGCTGCGTCTCCTGGACCTGAGCAGCTGTGGCATCACCTACATCCACACGGACACTTTCAAAGGCCTGGGAAACTTGCACACACTGCTTCTAAGAAACAACAGCTTGCAAGAGCTTGATGTCTCTTTCCTTTTGCCACTGAGGGCTCTTCTCCATCTGGACCTGCGTCACAACGCGCTGGTCTCTGTGGACACTTGGAGCCTGCAGCTGATGGAGTCAGTCCCACGGGTCCGTCTGGAAGGGAACCCCTGGGTGTGCAACTGCAGCGTGCACcctctgcagcagtggctgcagcgCAGGCCAGGTGAGTGGAAGGGATGGGTGCCAGGGGATGTGTCAGGCAGGCAGAACCCCGAGAGTAGGAGTCTTGCTTGATCCATTTGCACTGATCCCTGGGCAAGGTGTGAGATGGCTCTCTGTCCTACCCTGCTGAGGGACAGCAAACCAAAGGTGATGTGTCTGTTCCTTGCTTGCAGTTATGCAGTATACCGAGGATTTCTAAGAATATCAACAGGATAATTTGGCCACTGTTCTGGGAAATAGGCTGCACTATGCTTGGGCCTCTAAATCTTTCTTTATGTGTCTTTGTGGAGTGAACACATTTTCATTGTTGAGGGCTTGGCAGCTCCCTCTCTGGAGCCAGGTCAGGCTCCAACCATCTGAGTTCAGCTCCAAATAAGAGCAATGGGGTTTCTGTGGGTATCCATGAATTTGTCTGTATCCAGTTTAAAGGAGCTGCTGCTAATCAGGGGATTTTCCCTTGGGTTGTTCCCTACAATATGCTGAGGGTCAGCAAGTCGGTAAGGGTGAGCCAGGAGCACCTTGCAATGCATCCCGTCAACCCAGGAGCAAGCGGGAATCATCTTCTCTAAACTAGAGAGGAGATGGGCACAGACCCCTATCCCACCTTAGCCCATTTGTCTCCCAGATGTGCAGGTGACCTGCGTGTTGCCCCCGGGGCTGAGGGGCCAGGAGATTGCAGCTCTGGATTCTCAGGACCTGGGCTGCCAGATGAAGCAGCGGTTTGCTCGTGAGCTCAGCACAGTACAGCAGATCACAGTGACTGAGAACAACAGTAAGTCGTACAGATTCAGAGGTATCCATAAGGTCTAGCACCTTCCTGTCCTCTGTCATACTggatggggctgcaggtggagaccccctgctctgccccacagtCCCAGAGGCTCAGGCTGCTGGGCCACGCTGGTGCAGTGGCTTGGTGGGAGGGTGGCCAACACCTGGaggtgtttgtttgcttgctttgtgACAGGAAAGTTACCAGGTGCCACAAAGCCACATGGAGCACAGACTCCACAGTGATGGGCAGCATCAGCTGTCGGGCAGTTTTGCCCACAGTGTTCACAGCCCTTGGTAACTGGCTCTTGGTGAGGAGCATCTGTATTGCTCCTAATGAAGTGATCTAGTGCTGGCTGCACactgcaggcaggcacagggctggacAATGGGGAGCGCTGGGTTTGCCACAGGCTGACCATGTGCCTTTCCTGTGTCACAGCCATTGCACTGCCTGCTGGGAAGGGGGGAAGGAGCTGGCCATTCCTGGTGGGATTCATTGTGACAGCAATTGGCATCTCCATCCTGATTGCACTGGTTGCCAAGTGCAAACTTGTCCGCAAGAACTTCGCCAGCTACCGCCACCGGCCGCTGCCTGAAATCAGCTCCATCGGAGGCAGCCCCATGGAGGAtaccagcagctgggacagggcctCCATACCTGATGCTGCTGACCTGCAAGCTGAGGATGATGATGGCTTCATCGAGGACAACTACATCCAGCCCGATGAGCAGCTGCCAACAAAAGAGGAGCAGGAGTTGCATCGCTCCATCTGAGCTAATAGCTTACAACTCAGCCACCACTGCTGTGGCCTCTTGCTGTCTCCCTAGCTCCACTCCTTTCCCACCTGCCTTTGATTTTGGGCCATACATATTTGGGGCAGgaggaaaggagcagagagcaAAGGAGACAGGGATGGGCTAGGAATGGTGTTGGAAGCTGAAGGCAGCCGGTCCCAGAGTATCCCAGCATAACACTAGGCTGCACTGTCACAGGGACACCaaaccagctgctgctttcccagccttACCTGGATGCTGAGGATGAAGGAGGTGGTGCCTGTTGTGCCCAGGAAGCTGGGTGCAGTGGGGAGAGgagcctgccctggtgctgccacAGGGTCTTGGGCACTGGCCCCACTGCCCCATGGTgccagtcccagccctgctcaatGTGTTGTCACTCTGAGGTGTGATTAAAGCATGATTTagccctgccactgcctgcACTGGTTTGTTGGGACTCTcccagtggcagtgctgggaggagacccccagccccacagctggcaTGTGGCTTTTTTTGCATGTGCTTTCAAGGACCGGGACAACATTCCTCTAACTGTGGCAATGAGAGATCACATCTGTGGCACAATGAGTGCTCTTGTCCAAAGGAATATTTCACCTTCTGTGGTGCAGACAGCCTTGGTGCGTCATCACAGGGATTCTGTGCATGTCTCTCCAGCCATggctcttcttccttttctctcttttctctccagaAAGACAAGCTAAAAGACACCTTTCcctgtcagctctgcagagctgagcaaacTCATCAGTGCTGCCACTTGCAGTGCCAGGCACACACACTGGGGCGAGATGACCCTCTCTCCCAGCACTCGTTACAGAGTTCCACACGTCTCTTTAACTGTGGAGTTGTATGAATGTGATCATTTTTACATTCCTGTCATCTTTGTGGTACAATGAACAGTACATGAGACATGGGTAACTGCAAGTTATTTCTGCTGGAGTTGGTCGTGCCTTCATGGGTTACACTGGAGTtaaaagcagagagcagctgtggcatTCACCTTTGGTAAGTGATTCATAAGGCTGGTACCAACCGGTTGGGAAGatttcccagggcacagcccagtCATTACTGTCCCTGATAGCTCAGGAGTCTCTTCGTCATGCTCCAGAGCATGAGGAATCAACACAGGACAGCGTTTCTCAAAGCTCTGCCACACAGCTAATTCCCCCACTTCCTTCAAATCTCCATTTTACTGCTAACTGCCTTTCTATTTCTCCACTCATTAAAACAAAAGTGtataaaaaacataaataatacACCTCAGAGAACATCACCCAAAGGGGACAAATGGGTCAGGCATTGGATGGGTGATATAAGCCAGAGAGTAAATGTGCAACTTGAAGCCATgagcaggaggaaaaactgCTGGCTTGTTTCAGTAGTCAGCCTGCTTTTGCTCTTAAATGCCATATTTCTAAAGTGAGCTTTATCTTTTCAGTTACTGTCTCATTATTTGTCTTCTGGGCTCAACAGCTACCCATGAAAATACACTATATACtgtattttttgggaatttctaaTCTCTTTTGGGTAAGAGATTTAAATCTGAGGACTGCgaaaaagcatttcagttaCCTTTTGGAGGGTATTTTTTGGGCTTTTCATCATGCTTTTCAATCACACGAATTCATCCTAAATGCagtcttttctttttagtcTCAGTGTTGTCTttaaagcagttaaaaatacaAGTGCCCAGGCTTATTTGTCCAAGATCTCACTCACCAGTCCCTCAGCACTTAGTGGATGGATGGCTTGTCTACTTTGACCCTGTTGATAgacccatttattttt includes:
- the C9H1orf210 gene encoding type III endosome membrane protein TEMP, yielding MPHHSTLLKHFPSLHSLNLSSNAKLTLSPAVFSNLAALRLLDLSSCGITYIHTDTFKGLGNLHTLLLRNNSLQELDVSFLLPLRALLHLDLRHNALVSVDTWSLQLMESVPRVRLEGNPWVCNCSVHPLQQWLQRRPDVQVTCVLPPGLRGQEIAALDSQDLGCQMKQRFARELSTVQQITVTENNTIALPAGKGGRSWPFLVGFIVTAIGISILIALVAKCKLVRKNFASYRHRPLPEISSIGGSPMEDTSSWDRASIPDAADLQAEDDDGFIEDNYIQPDEQLPTKEEQELHRSI